Proteins encoded within one genomic window of Psilocybe cubensis strain MGC-MH-2018 chromosome 2, whole genome shotgun sequence:
- a CDS encoding Transcriptional regulatory protein moc3 has translation MSIYGHPIKTLSTNVLSKSKSANFGPANLGQFLAAAAMLEACAAADLPCLFFLIRRTYLEKIQKTNKIIPTHGSIWNLLGKWTDSTGLRPLDLISPTTQYLPTQYYPAPNVANGPHIVPPPPRPDLSQRKRPKYTRSKTGCLTCRVKKIKCDETKPNCMRCTHGSRECSWPEGVPVRKKSVARRDEDGRPSTAGSSSVSEASTPPERELSPPRRNEVDLSLMPIPSRAPSDNYLHIPSMNSDHESSRRSLDRGSGYSQSHTSANTNLLSMIPETSYPSRYDHGYLSGNNSAHSARQAMPPYRSMGHQSGNHWNHHQEAMDSYYGHHGGLQERVMVGHGSPNDHSHTRYQ, from the exons ATGTCCATATATGGCCATCCCATCAAAACATTATCCACAAATGTTttgtcaaagtcaaaatctGCCAATTTTGGTCCCGCAAATTTAGGCCAATTtctcgctgctgctgccatgCTGGAAGCTTGCGCTGCTGCAGATCTCCCCTGTCTATTTTTTTTAATCCGCCGGACATACCTGGAAAAGATCCAGAAGACAAATAAAATAATCCCCACACATGGAAGTATTTGGAATCTCCTAGGGAAATGGACAGATTCCACTGGTCTACGACCCTTAGATCTGAT CTCGCCTACTACCCAGTATCTCCCTACCCAATACTATCCTGCCCCCAACGTTGCCAATGGCCCTCACATAGTGCCACCGCCTCCTCGCCCTGACCTCTCCCAGCGTAAGCGGCCAAAGTACACCCGAAGCAAAACCGGATGCTTGACATGTCgcgtcaaaaaaatcaag TGCGACGAGACTAAGCCAAACTGCATGCGCTGCACTCACGGGTCTCGGGAG tGCTCATGGCCTGAGGGTGTTCCCGTACGCAAGAAGAGCGTTGCAAGGAGAGACGAAGATGGTCGGCCCTCCACCGCCGGCTCCTCCAGTGTGTCAGAGGCATCGACACCTCCCGAGAGAGAACTCTCTCCTCCCAGACGGAACGAAGTCGATTTGAGTCTTATGCCTATTCCTTCGAGGGCTCCGAG CGACAACTATCTACACATCCCTTCGATGAATTCTGACCATGAATCTAGTCGTCGTTCACT TGACCGAGGATCCGGATATTCTCAATCTCACACTTCTGCCAACACCAATCTTCTTTCTATGATTCCCGAAACCTCCTACCCTTCACGCTACGACCATGGATATCTGAGCGGGAACAACTCTGCACACTCTGCCCGACAAGCTATGCCACCGTATCGCTCAATGGGTCACCAATCCGGTAACCATTGGAACCACCACCAGGAAGCCATGGACTCCTAT TACGGCCACCATGGCGGACTTCAAGAACGAGTAATGGTCGGGCACGGTTCTCCGAACGACCACTCCCACACTAGATATCAATAG
- a CDS encoding Conserved oligomeric Golgi complex subunit 7, producing the protein MFNVCTRQVSDYTCCPGSAIQMTIPTLNNQVVESLEQYEDAISWINDTLSPPDSNLEDNLVDLNALDHEITQLLTALDIAAEDTSARLERIIDDVSRGIPRLAYDLHFMKDGASTLRNALVGVLQRSRDAVPKETNAALDNLHHLDTIKGRMEASREVLREAESWSTLEHEVTSLIVEKSYAKAADRLSEANKSMVVFQNTPEYDPRRTLMVNLQNQLEAALSTALVSAINSQDLAACRDYYSIFSTIQREPEFRNYYYASRRSSIISLWQNTPLIDCEPVITVSDNAPAYGFADFLAKFYAQFISVLNMERSSISSIFPDPSTTISQFISSTMTSLQPTVTQRLTSYSSYHGESALIHLISALRVTEEFAAGVDKIMEKIKYAASTPLSPLQPGVTSDKAKIHRRRSSRMSISLRPGQHRTSSSIMGNDKAVSDSVESMEWDQDLFQPFLDFQTDYGSLERRCLENSLFEIISNDTREKLQASDRPRLFRERAIDIFGIAENSMVRCNSFTYGYGSVGLVNALDGFFQSFFDTWTADIRTDSFGSSQIAKTSLTETDFSDLDYTAQDWANIQLSLHLLSSGRTVFDRLCSFEARLRAYLSQVAARFRLSLNDPSNFLVAATKGESQLLEQSTLNTAELHSLLTSVETDWTPRDTQFSASQRLQTQNAVHLEPLLESARKSLSVFAQACQTVTIKTILSPLQNHLSGYASSSVWISPADPTQTTSSNDLRVPTFSLSHSETIQRVAEGLLNLPRLFEVYADDDALAFSLETLPFVDPEMLQTLTEQTSDTSGQQSHRRRPSYVKPNAMDAEIVSSAWLISLGHTFLDHLTAEILPSIPSLSVAGAAQLASDLEYLSNIVRALNVEHNNLDKWKTLVSLDANDGARALSESSPGSPLDPVLERVAKLRGWR; encoded by the coding sequence ATGTTCAATGTGTGTACACGCCAAGTCTCAGATTATACGTGCTGTCCCGGGTCCGCCATTCAGATGACAATCCCTACCCTTAACAACCAAGTGGTCGAATCCCTAGAACAGTACGAAGATGCCATATCATGGATAAATGATACCCTTTCCCCGCCTGATTCAAATTTGGAAGACAATCTCGTTGACCTTAATGCACTCGATCACGAAATAACCCAACTGCTCACTGCACTCGATATCGCAGCCGAGGATACATCAGCACGACTTGAACGAATCATTGACGACGTGTCTAGAGGCATACCACGCCTTGCCTATGATTTACATTTCATGAAAGATGGTGCTTCAACACTCCGGAATGCGCTGGTCGGCGTTTTGCAGCGATCTCGCGATGCTGTTCCAAAGGAAACGAATGCAGCCTTGGACAATCTTCACCATCTTGATACAATTAAAGGGCGAATGGAGGCTTCCAGAGAAGTTCTAAGGGAAGCTGAAAGTTGGAGCACTCTGGAACATGAAGTTACTTCCCTCATCGTCGAAAAGAGTTATGCAAAAGCTGCAGACAGGTTGTCGGAGGCTAATAAGAGCATGGTTGTGTTCCAAAATACGCCAGAATATGATCCCCGACGAACACTTATGGTTAACCTTCAAAACCAGTTGGAGGCAGCTTTGAGTACGGCACTGGTTTCCGCTATCAATTCTCAAGATTTAGCTGCGTGTAGAGACTACTATTCAATATTTTCAACCATTCAACGTGAACCCGAATTTCGCAACTACTACTACGCATCTAGAAGATCTTCGATAATTTCTTTATGGCAAAACACGCCCCTAATCGATTGCGAACCCGTTATTACTGTTTCAGACAATGCCCCCGCGTATGGCTTCGCAGACTTCCTCGCGAAATTTTACGCCCAGTTCATTTCTGTTCTGAATATGGAAAGGTCTTCGATCTCGTCCATTTTTCCAGACCCGTCTACCACTATTTCCCAGTTCATATCCTCCACTATGACGTCTTTGCAGCCAACTGTCACCCAACGGCTCACCTCATACTCCTCTTATCATGGGGAATCGGCCCTGATACATCTCATATCTGCTTTACGTGTAACGGAGGAATTTGCCGCTGGTGTAGACAAGATAATGGAAAAGATTAAATATGCTGCATCCACTCCATTGTCTCCTCTACAGCCTGGAGTTACCTCGGACAAGGCCAAAATCCATCGACGTCGCTCCAGCCGAATGTCAATCTCTTTACGACCTGGTCAACATCGGACGTCATCAAGCATCATGGGTAATGACAAGGCTGTTAGTGATTCTGTGGAAAGCATGGAATGGGATCAAGATTTGTTTCAGCCTTTCCTTGATTTTCAGACCGATTATGGGTCTTTAGAACGACGCTGTTTGGAGAATAGCCTCTTTGAAATTATCTCGAATGACACACGTGAAAAGCTTCAGGCCTCAGATCGACCCCGATTGTTCAGGGAACGAGCAATCGACATATTTGGGATCGCAGAGAACAGTATGGTCAGGTGTAACTCATTCACATATGGCTATGGTTCAGTTGGTTTAGTGAATGCTTTGGATGGATTTTTCCAGTCATTCTTTGACACATGGACAGCAGATATCCGCACGGATTCCTTTGGTTCTTCACAAATCGCCAAAACTTCCCTAACTGAGACCGATTTCTCAGATCTGGACTACACCGCACAAGATTGGGCTAACATTCAGTTGTCACTTCATCTGCTATCCTCTGGGAGAACTGTGTTCGATCGACTTTGCTCATTTGAAGCAAGACTACGCGCATACCTTAGCCAGGTCGCTGCTCGTTTTCGGTTATCATTAAATGACCCTTCTAACTTCCTTGTCGCTGCTACTAAGGGCGAAAGCCAATTACTGGAACAGTCTACACTCAACACTGCAGAGCTTCACAGTCTACTTACCAGTGTCGAGACTGACTGGACACCCCGAGATACTCAATTTTCTGCATCCCAACGTCTCCAAACCCAAAATGCGGTTCATTTAGAGCCCTTGCTTGAAAGTGCCAGAAAATCGTTATCAGTTTTTGCGCAAGCATGTCAAACTGTTACGATAAAAACAATTTTGTCCCCTCTGCAAAATCACTTGTCTGGATATGCTTCTTCGTCGGTGTGGATATCACCCGCGGATCCTACTCAAACGACGTCTAGCAACGACCTGCGAGTCCCCacattttctctctctcacaGCGAGACTATTCAAAGAGTCGCGGAAGGTCTTCTAAATTTGCCTCGATTATTTGAAGTCTACGCTGACGACGACGCCCTGGCATTTTCTTTGGAAACATTGCCCTTTGTTGATCCTGAGATGCTTCAAACTCTCACAGAACAAACGAGCGATACGAGTGGTCAACAGTCCCATAGGCGGCGGCCTTCCTATGTCAAGCCGAATGCAATGGATGCTGAGATTGTATCTTCGGCTTGGCTCATTTCCCTTGGGCACACCTTTTTAGATCACCTTACTGCCGAAATTCTGCCGTCTATCCCTTCCCTCAGTGTCGCAGGGGCAGCTCAGCTGGCTTCCGATCTCGAATATTTGTCTAATATCGTGCGCGCACTCAATGTGGAGCACAACAACCTTGACAAATGGAAGACACTTGTCAGCTTGGATGCTAATGATGGCGCGAGAGCTCTCTCTGAAAGCTCTCCTGGCTCACCACTTGACCCTGTGCTCGAACGTGTCGCCAAATTGCGCGGCTGGCGATAG
- a CDS encoding N-alpha-acetyltransferase 50, with the protein MSNGSAKSSPRVTFAPITPNNLGTVRKLNAVLFPIKYSEKFYKDILQPEVEEFCQLVYYNDIPVGTICCRLENKEGQNLLYLMTMGILAPYRSRKLGSQTLELILAAATAHSKFKIQKIYLHVQISNHDAKKFYERHGFNEVEIHKDYYKKIAPHDAWVLEKIFP; encoded by the exons ATGTCGAACGGTTCTGCAAAATCTTCCCCCCGGGTGACCTTTGCTCCAATAACACCCAATAATTTGGGAACTGTTCGAAAACTGAATGCCGTCCTTTTCCCCATTAAATACAGCGAAAAGTTCTATAAGGATATCCTGCAACCGGAAGTAGAGGAGTTCTGTCAGCTAG TCTACTATAATGATATACCA GTTGGGACGATCTGTTGCCGATTGGAAAATAAAGAGGGCCAGAACTTGTTATATCTGATGACGATGGGCATTCTGGCA CCATATCGGTCCCGCAAACTAGGCTCCCAAACTCTGGAACTCATTCTTGCCGCTGCGACAGCGcattcaaagttcaaaattCAAAAGATTTACCTGCACGTTCAGATTTCCAACCATGATGCGAAGAAATTTTATGAACGTCATGGGTTTAACGAAGTCGAGATTCACAAAGATTATTACAAGAAAATTGCCCCCCATGACGCATGGGTGCTAGAGAAGATATTTCCGTGA
- a CDS encoding MAP kinase kinase skh1/pek1: MGPRSINRTASPMPPPVVLTSDATTLVPRRPAPSRPSLSLSPPSNQSEQPRSVTPTPSLSIPRPKLALPKIKLEINATPGGGPLFESYAGGPGGPALQPDAHPEDKTVRPESMTVIPAQRQAETFDNLRDLVTELEAIRTGLPSSAPTPASIVPEEFSDAIFEELGRLGEGAGGAVHKVRHKPSGVIMARKTITTLEAPRKQLERELSIAATAKHVNIIQWYGAYMSPSSSEVKILLEYGEGGSLEAVGKRIKERGAIVGEKIVGRLAEGIMQGLAYLHTKKIIHRDIKPSNILLSREGVVKLCDFGVSGELVNSLAGTFTGTSFYMAPERICGHEYTIRSDVWSTGISLLELVQNRFPFPPDLPPIELMMYITTGEPPRLEDEPGVQWSDEMKDFIKLTLTVDATTRPTPRDMLDHPWIINIMKHDYNMSRWIRQVWGWPKSSRRSRDESSLSRPGTSNGEPR; this comes from the exons ATGGGCCCTCGCAGCATAAACCGGACGGCGTCCCCAATGCCCCCACCCGTCGTTCTCACCTCAGACGCCACCACCCTCGTTCCCCGACGCCCTGCTCCTTCTCGGccttctctctccctctctccccCTTCCAACCAGTCTGAGCAGCCGCGATCCGTAACCCCCACCCCAAGCCTCTCTATTCCTCGCCCCAAGCTTGCCCTCCCTAAGATCAAGCTCGAGATCAATGCAACTCCCGGCGGTGGCCCTCTTTTTGAGAGTTATGCTGGCGGCCCTGGTGGCCCCGCCCTTCAGCCAGATGCGCATCCAGAGGACAAGACAGTCCGTCCGGAGTCTATGACAGTGATACCGGCCCAGCGCCAAGCAGAAACCTTCGATAACCTGCGCGATCTTGTCACTGAGCTGGAGGCAATTCGCACTGGACTCCCATCTTCTGCACCAACACCGGCGTCGATCGTGCCAGAAGAGTTCTCTGATGCCATCTTTGAGGAACTTGGCCGACTTGGGGAGGGCGCCGGTGGTGCCGTTCACAAAGTGAGGCATAAGCCGTCAGGCGTGATCATGGCCCGTAAGACCATTACTACGTTGGAGGCACCCAGAAAACAGCTCGAGCGAGAGCTGTCTATTGCAGCGACGGCCAAGCACGTCAATATTATCCAGTGGTATGGCGCATATATGTCACCATCATCTAGTGAAGTCAAGATCCTCCTGGAATATGGTGAAGGCGGGAGTTTAGAGGCTGTTGGCAAGCGTATCAAAGAGCGAGGGGCAATCGTTGGAGAGAAGATCGTCGGTAGATTGGCTGAAGGA ATCATGCAAGGCCTGGCATATCTTCACACAAAAAAGATTATTCACCGCGACATCAAGCCATCGAACATTCTCTTGTCCAGGGAGGGAGTCGTCAAACTCTGTGATTTTGGTGTATCCGGTGAACTCGTCAATTCGCTGGCTGGTACATTCACTGGAACTAGTTTCTACATGGCG CCCGAACGAATCTGCGGGCACGAATACACCATTCGCTCGGATGTCTGGTCCACGGGAATTTCTCTCCTCGAACTCGTCCAAAACCGATTCCCCTTCCCTCCTGATCTTCCACCAATCGAATTAATGATGTACATCACCACAGGAGAG CCACCCCGACTCGAAGATGAACCCGGTGTGCAGTGGAGCGATGAAATGAAAGATTTCATCAAGTTGAC CCTTACTGTAGATGCTACGACACGTCCCACGCCGAGAGATATGCTTGATCATCCATggatcatcaacatcatgaaGCACGACTACAACATGAGCAGATGGATTCGACAAGTTTGGGGGTGGCCAAAATCAAGTCGACGGTCAAGGGATGA GTCCAGCCTTTCCAGGCCCGGCACCAGCAATGGCGAACCCAGATAA
- a CDS encoding Pepsin-2B produces MGSKGLVASILLTLLLPFAGALEVIDTSSGIGASPQKITLQSRTLPKGTLMQRRALSPTSIPLADFFLGTDLQWFGNLSVGTPPQEITVVFDTGSSTLEFASTLCTTCPQKKFDSSKSSTFVDGGRTSSITFATGVGVDPVIGANYKLTLRSGKDTVSVGGLSAPGVSLFLITNQTPKFNIDPFSGIQGMGATAQGIFAGLISQGLPSLFSLYLTPQSVGKAELTLGGIDNTKFTGTPIFASLPSGSGSTWQLASPGLSVNGKTNSLLNSPRTIIFDSGTSNILFSTDTANAIYALISPDIQPNPDEAGTYGIACDKIASLPAVIDITFTSQTGTHFNLTIPSSELSVGPFTANPSLCQTLINAFDGLELVGGSLLKHYYSIWDVGGKRMGFAPAAGVPS; encoded by the exons ATGGGTTCCAAAGGACTCGTAGCTTCTATTCTGCTCACACTCCTGCTGCCTTTTGCAGGCGCCCTAGAAGTCATCGACACATCGTCGGGGATAGGTGCTTCCCCCCAGAAGATCACTCTGCAGTCTAGGACCCTGCCCAAGGGCACGTTGATGCAGCGCAGAGCTCTGTCTCCGACGTCAATTCCTCTTGCGGATTTTTTCCTGGGAACAGACCTCCA ATGGTTCGGAAACCTGTCAG TTGGAACACCTCCCCAGGAAATTACC GTCGTGTTTGACACGGGAAGTTCAACATTAGAATTCGCAA GTACTTTGTGTACAACATGCCCCCAGAAGAAGTTTGATTCTTCAAAGAGTTCTACTTTCGTGGACGGGGGCCGTACTAGCTCCATCACCTTTGCCACAGGTGTTGGGGTCGACCCTGTTATTGGGGCCAACTATAAGCTTACTTTACGGAGTGGGAAGGACACTGTGTCTGTTGGCGGCCTTTCGGCCCCTGGCGTTAGTCTTTTTTTAATCACCAATCAAACGCCAAAGTTCAATATTGATCCCTTCAGTGGGATACAAG GGATGGGCGCCACCGCTCAAGGCATATTCGCTGGACTCATAAGCCAAGGATTGCCTT CTTTGTTCAGCCTGTATCTCACGCCTCAATCAGTGGGCAAAGCCGAGTTGACTCTCGGTGGAATTGACAACACGAAATTCACTG GTACCCCCATTTTTGCCTCTCTCCCATCTGGTTCGGGTAGTACTTGGCAGCTTGCATCTCCAGGACTGTCTGTCAATGGAAAGACAAACAGTCTTCTAAACTCGCCTCGTACCATCATTTTCGACAGTGGCACAAGCAATATCTTGTTCTCCACTGATACCGCAAAC GCTATATATGCTCTTATCTCTCCTGATATCCAACCTAACCCGGATGAAGCAGGCACATACGGTATTGCCTGCGACAAGATTGCCTCTTTGCCCGCAGTTATCGACATCACATTCACCTCCCAAACGGGAACTCATTTCAATCTAACGATCCCGAGCAGCGAGCTCAGCGTCGGGCCATTCACCGCCAACCCATCTCTTTGCCAAACGCTGATAAATGCGTTTGACGGCCTGGAGCTTGTTGGAGGAAGTCTCTTGAAGCATTACTATAGCATCTGGGATGTCGGCGGCAAACGAATGGGCTTTGCACCTGCTGCCGGTGTTCCATCTTAG
- a CDS encoding putative transcriptional regulatory protein (putative transcriptional regulatory protein C530.05), protein MPRQPKKTETQQAYIMVLEERIEKLEAYIRKMHPGEDIDHILSIPPDKIAQVPSIPNLASVSSTETNLSSFAFSDLKYAIPVSISSDTTPPPLVENDSEILEADDLAHVALAEHLGRLSLSAVDDRFFGQASAFMFAKDAANVKSSITGESSAPDIRNYRRPLFWDMRPWELTFATSPETSYVYPEDDLLQSLISLYFDKVNCVLPVLHQPTFMKSLSIGQHHWDPSFGMIVLLVCAIGSRYSHDHRVTVPNDASGLSSGWHYFCQVPIHRKIMLYKANIHDLQYYCLAPLYLVGTSMPHAAWNILGIGIRYALEKGAHRRKGQNQKPTVEDELRKRAFWCMICLDRLINSFVGRQCGLPHEAFDVEYPIDCDDEYWETEDPEQAFKQPTGKPSMITGFICFIKLCEILGFALRTLYTTKKSKLLSGFIGSEWEGRMVAELDSAMNGWKDSLPPHLRWDPNTQNPAFFSQSVNLNSTFFYVQIQIHRPFLTKKSPLSFPSLAMCTNAARSCTHVLEAGMTRGLCILPNTMTAAFTAGIIIALGLWSGQRSGYISDPEKERQSLQKCLNVLEYAEKRDMLREVSAIQEYHPTDISKRRHDSIEGSPESEATTLHQSLEATLPSSVVTEPVNESTLRKLLLTEMGYVFGDPNEILLGTTESCAQSNQDFMSSSSQSPPSQSNELPSVNDMFALWSDIPTAFSCFEEWDAYLSSVGQS, encoded by the exons ATGCCACGACAGCCCAAG AAAACCGAAACGCAGCAAGC CTATATCATGGtcttagaagaaagaatAGAGAAATTGGAGGCTTACATTCGAAAA ATGCATCCAGGAGAGGATATTGACCATATACTCAGCATCCCGCCCGATAAAATTGCCCAAGTTCCTTCCATTCCTAACCTTGCATCTGTTTCCAGCACTGAAACAAATCTCAGttcctttgccttttccGACCTCAAATATGCTATCCCTGTATCCATTTCTTCGGACACGACCCCTCCTCCTTTGGTAGAGAATGATTCAGAGATACTAGAAGCGGATGATTTGGCTCATGTAGCTCTTGCTGAACACCTTGGTCGGCTCTCTTTAAGCGCAGTTGACGATCGATTCTTCGGTCAAGCCAG CGCATTCATGTTTGCCAAAGATGCAGCAAACGTGAAAAGTTCAATCACTGGCGAATCCTCTGCGCCGGATATTAGAAATTATAGGCGTCCGCTTTTCTGGGACATGAGACCG TGGGAACTGACTTTCGCTACATCACCGGAGACTTCTTACGTTTATCCTGAGGATGATTTACTTCAATCTCTTATTTCACTGTACTTCGACAAAGTGAATTGTGTACTTCCTGTCCTTCACCAACCAACGTTTATGAAGTCGTTATCAATTGGCCAACACCACTGGGACCCATCCTTTGGAATGATTGTTCTTCTAGTTTGCGCTATTGGATCACGATATTCTCACGACCATCGAGTTACGGTCCCAAATGATGCATCTGGTCTATCTTCCGGATGGCATTATTTTTGCCAAGTCCCTATCCACCGAAAGATTATGCTTTACAAGGCGAACATTCACGATCTACAATACTATTGC CTTGCTCCATTGTACCTCGTTGGAACCTCTATGCCTCATGCTGCGTGGAATATCTTGGGTATTGGCATAAGATACGCGTTAGAAAAGGGCGCACATCGCCGAAAAGGCCAAAATCAGAAGCCTACTGTTGAAGATGAGCTCCGAAAGCGCGCCTTTTG GTGTATGATTTGTTTAGATCGTTTAATTAATTCATTCGTTGGTCGACAATGTGGACTTCCACATGAAGC TTTTGACGTTGAGTACCCCATAGATTGTGATGACGAATATTGGGAGACAGAAGACCCGGAACAAGCTTTCAAGCAACCAACGGGAAAGCCCTCTATGATAACAGGTTTCATATGTTTTATCAAACTCTGCGAAATCCTTGGTTTTGCGTTGAGGACATTGTACACTACCAAAAAGTCTAAACTCCTCTCGGGCTTCATTGGAAGTGAGTGGGAGGGGCGTATGGTTGCAGAACTCGACTCGGCTATGAATGGGTGGAAAGATtcacttcctcctcatc TGCGGTGGGATCCTAATACCCAAAATCCAGCTTTCTTTTCCCAATCCGTCAACCTGAATTCCACCTTCTTCTACGTACAGATACAAATTCATCGACCTTTTCTAACCAAGAAATCACCATTATCATTTCCGTCTCTAGCTATGTGTACCAACGCTGCAAGATCATGTACTCATGTCTTGGAAGCAGGAATGACTAGGGGCCTTTGTATCCTTCCAAACACAATG ACCGCTGCTTTCACAGCTGGCATCATCATCGCTCTCGGTCTATGGAGTGGACAACGCTCTGGTTATATTAGTGACCCCGAGAAAGAAAGGCAAAGTCTCCAGAAATGTTTGAATGTCCTCGAATATGCTGAAAAACG GGACATGCTGCGAGAAGTCAGCGCTATCCAGGAGTATCACCCAACTGATATCAGTAAGCGTCGACACGATTCTATTGAGGGGTCACCCGAGTCTGAGGCTACGACGCTCCATCAATCTTTGGAGGCCACTTTGCCGTCTTCAGTTGTCACTGAGCCAGTAAACGAATCAACCCTCCGAAAATTATTGCTTACAGAAATGGGCTACGTATTCGGAGATCCCAATGAAATCTTGTTAGGTACTACCGAAAGCTGCGCTCAATCCAACCAGGATTTCATGTCAAGTAGTTCACAAAGCCCGCCATCTCAGTCGAACGAATTGCCGTCTGTGAACGACATGTTTGCATTATGGTCAGATATTCCAACTGCATTCAGCTG CTTCGAAGAATGGGATGCGTATCTTTCTAGTGTAGGCCAATCTTAA
- a CDS encoding snRNA-activating protein complex subunit 3, whose product MNAGLGYTLESLFGPPSEPININSFLESSTSSQDNPRSQEIANTELIDECRVEDLKEHLSATWSNPLLSAHLIKDHDHMVTALHALNQENTKTARKIHLPDPEALPVEVTSLQKNLDAVSLSCFRLKTDAVMFMRTPKNSDRNILQSVKTTEPGKIPPDQEAVITISVYNKITWGPSYVTRSAQHVFLSSQTVRDVYDSLVCVTKNLPLEADISEMQPGSVICIEGVAYGTLTNCNNYATNLLDALAKRNDCRIIVAPTTQEETSLHSLTLRINEPYWLVHHGNCEHFLVVDQIRLLHAQDPRGGYPLTLHIAPSLLDLCRACAKIPALWSILGDVRLGESPCLLCGPCWTSMRESAGEEVKVLPLPDILHV is encoded by the exons ATGAACGCCGGACTTGGGTATACTTTAGAGTCGCTCTTTGGACCACCTTCAGAACCTATTAATATAAATAGCTTTTTGGAATCGTCTACTTCTTCCCAAGACAATCCAAGGAGCCAGGAAATTGCCAATACAGAGCTTATCGATGAATGCAG AGTGGAAGATCTAAAAGAACATTTGTCCGCCACTTGGTCAAATCCACTGCTTTCTGCCCACTTGATTAAAGATCACGATCATATGGTCACTGCTCTTCATGCTCTCAATCAAGAAAATACCAAAACCGCGAGAAAAATCCATTTGCCTGATCCTGAAGCTCTTCCCGTCGAAGTGACGAGCCTGCAAAAGAACTTAGATGCTGTTTCTCTCAGCTGTTTTAG GTTGAAAACAGACGCCGTTATGTTCATGCGTACACCGAAGAATTCGGATCGTAATATATTGCAAAGCGTT AAAACCACTGAGCCTGGCAAGATACCTCCTGATCAAGAAGCAGTCATCACAATTTCTGTTTACAACAAAATAACTTGGGGGCCAAGTTATGTCACTCGTTCAGCTCAGCATGTTTTTCTCTCTTCCCAGACTGTTCGAGATGTTTATGACTCCCTCGTTTGTGTGACCAAGAACTTACCTCTAGAAGCCGATATATCTGAAATGCAACCGGGTTCTGTAATATGCATCGAAGGAGTTGCCTATGGGACGCTTACAAACTGTAATAACTATGCAAC TAATTTGCTGGATGCATTAGCCAAGAGAAATGACTGTCGTATAATTGTGGCACCAACCACTCAAGAAGAAACCAGTTTACATTCTCTCACACTCCGAATCAATGAACCTTACTGGTTGGTTCACCATGGTAATTGTGAACATTTTCTGGTTGTTGATCAAATCAG ATTGCTCCATGCTCAGGACCCTCGTGGCGGATACCCACTGACCTTGCATATCGCGCCTTCATTACTTGATCTTTGTCGTGCTTGCGCGAAGATACCAGCGCTATGGTCCATCTTGGGGGATGTACGCTTGGGCGAGAGCCCATGTCTGCTTTGCGGTCCATGTTGGACAAGTATGAGAGAATCTGCTGGCGAGGAAGTTAAGGTTTTGCCTTTACCAGATATCTTGCATGTGTGA